A stretch of the Synechocystis sp. PCC 7338 genome encodes the following:
- a CDS encoding glycosyltransferase family 4 protein: MKIVFFDLANINYSTATVYQSPLGGSQSAISYLAMHLANLGHDIFLVNKISAPTITHGVACLPINSVTNDFWQSIDFIICFNGADHGDALRKICGTKVNIILWNQHAHDQPAIQNLINQKERESYDSFFMISDWQARNFINTFNLKAEKIHILRNAVGPSFDNLLDGKSPILEKKSRPICLAYTSAPYRGLKLLLKIFPKIRERFPNVTLKVFSSMQVYRISEEQEKEYFGEEFYRMREMYETLKEMDGVDYIGSIPQSDLAKELEKVSILAYPNTFPETSCIAVMEAMASGCHIITSDLGALPETTAGFATLVPFNQDLEVYQQNFVTATIDHINYLQLANANDIEKELNKQIAYCQQNYLWKERAQEWLKKLYEIRGYTFFKHQEYKIAIDIYQEALENFPDSENFCCYLIICLILFGLEDEALSFIMNAVINSNLSSLNYLPQKLNEVLEKESNFLMNANEGNALKVIANFFNQLD, from the coding sequence ATGAAAATCGTATTTTTTGATCTAGCAAATATTAACTATTCCACCGCAACGGTCTATCAGTCGCCATTAGGAGGTTCCCAATCTGCTATTTCTTATTTGGCGATGCATTTAGCAAACTTAGGCCATGATATTTTTTTAGTTAATAAAATATCAGCTCCCACCATCACCCATGGAGTTGCTTGCTTGCCAATTAATTCTGTAACCAATGATTTTTGGCAAAGTATTGACTTTATTATTTGCTTTAATGGAGCAGATCATGGAGATGCATTGAGAAAAATTTGTGGAACTAAAGTAAATATAATTCTATGGAACCAACACGCCCACGATCAGCCAGCGATTCAAAATTTAATCAATCAAAAAGAAAGAGAGTCCTATGATTCATTTTTCATGATTAGTGATTGGCAAGCAAGGAATTTTATAAACACATTTAACCTTAAAGCAGAGAAAATACATATTCTAAGAAATGCAGTAGGGCCTTCATTCGATAATTTGCTTGATGGAAAATCCCCAATTCTTGAAAAAAAATCTAGGCCAATTTGTTTGGCATACACGAGTGCTCCATATAGAGGATTAAAATTATTGTTAAAAATTTTTCCGAAGATCCGTGAAAGATTCCCTAATGTAACTTTAAAAGTTTTTTCAAGTATGCAGGTTTATCGTATCAGTGAAGAGCAAGAAAAAGAATATTTTGGAGAGGAATTTTATCGCATGCGAGAGATGTATGAAACATTAAAGGAAATGGATGGTGTGGATTATATCGGTTCAATCCCTCAGTCCGACTTAGCTAAAGAACTCGAAAAGGTCTCTATCTTAGCCTATCCAAACACCTTTCCCGAAACGTCATGTATTGCTGTTATGGAAGCGATGGCTAGTGGATGTCACATTATTACAAGTGATTTAGGGGCACTCCCAGAAACAACAGCAGGATTCGCAACGTTAGTCCCTTTTAATCAAGACTTAGAAGTCTATCAGCAAAATTTTGTGACGGCCACCATTGACCATATCAATTATCTTCAATTAGCTAACGCCAATGATATAGAGAAGGAGTTAAATAAACAGATTGCTTATTGCCAACAAAATTATTTATGGAAAGAACGTGCTCAAGAATGGCTTAAAAAACTTTATGAAATTAGAGGCTATACATTTTTTAAACACCAAGAATATAAAATTGCTATTGATATCTACCAAGAAGCTCTCGAAAATTTCCCTGATTCTGAAAATTTTTGTTGTTATCTGATTATATGCTTGATATTATTTGGATTAGAGGATGAAGCCCTATCCTTTATTATGAATGCAGTTATCAATTCAAACTTGAGTAGTCTAAATTACCTTCCACAAAAACTGAACGAAGTTCTTGAAAAAGAATCTAATTTTTTGATGAATGCGAATGAGGGTAATGCATTGAAAGTAATAGCAAACTTTTTTAATCAACTAGATTAA
- a CDS encoding cation-transporting P-type ATPase: MSDPDVSVSPVKAEAWYSYGIEKTLQRLTTVPHRGLAEKTVVERRRTYGLNEIATIAGRNNWQILLDQFTNVMLLMLIGVAIISGVLDLLSLRLEQSQTEGLPFKDTIAIFAIVILNGLLGYFQESRAEKALAALKKMASPKVQVVRDGDRQEIKAASLVPGDIILLEAGSQLCADGQLIEVANLLVRESALTGEAHPVEKIVSNTGLPLDTPLGDRQNMVFSGTEVIQGRGRAVITNTGMGTELGKIAQMLQTVAPEPTPLQKRMENLAGILVSGSLMLVAVVIILGVWQSGWGQLRQLVETSLSMAVAVVPEGLPAVITVTLALGTQRMIKRHALIRKLPAVETLGSVNVICSDKTGTLTQNKMVVREVLTHGDRLSIGGEGYQPQGNIINLSDGEQRVTSGPWPPALQLLCLNAIICNDSDLNCDPGEGQWQVIGDPTEGALLALARKFGFDQGQLRPSFVRQGEFPFSSERKRMGVVVAVPGEEDLHLPDLSRILQSLASPSAPYLIFSKGSPELLLSQCDQIHLAGQGVPLGPQHQEQILSDNNLMASRGLRVLGFACKSLAQIPSTPDLIAAEENLVWLGMVGMLDAPRPEVRLAVAKSLAAGIRTVMITGDHPLTALAIAKDLGINQAGDRFLTGQTLEQLQQSDLEAQVEEVSVFARVSPEHKLRIVKAFQARNRFVAMTGDGVNDAPALKQADIGIAMGITGTDVSKEASDMVLLDDNFATIVAAAEEGRVVYNNIRSFIKYILGSNVGEVITIASAPLLGLSGVPLTPLQILWMNLVTDGLPALALAMEPGEPNIMQRRPFSPQESIFSRGLGAYIIRIGLVFAVVTITLMLLAYHTTELAGVPGSWKTMVFTTLCIAQMGHAIAVRSSHRLTIEMNPLTNPYLWGAVIVTTMLQLGLVYVEPLRNFFGTDWLSPQQLLICFGFSSLMFVWVELEKLFARLTR; this comes from the coding sequence ATGTCTGACCCTGATGTGTCCGTCTCCCCAGTCAAGGCCGAGGCTTGGTATAGCTATGGCATCGAAAAAACTCTACAACGGTTGACCACTGTCCCCCATCGGGGATTGGCGGAAAAGACGGTGGTGGAACGAAGACGCACCTATGGGCTCAATGAAATTGCCACGATCGCCGGTCGTAATAATTGGCAAATTTTGCTTGATCAGTTCACCAATGTGATGTTGTTGATGCTGATCGGAGTGGCCATTATTTCCGGGGTTTTAGACCTACTCAGTTTACGGCTAGAACAATCCCAGACGGAGGGTTTGCCCTTCAAGGATACGATTGCTATTTTTGCCATTGTCATTCTCAATGGTTTGTTGGGTTATTTCCAAGAAAGTCGGGCAGAAAAGGCCTTAGCCGCCCTGAAAAAAATGGCTTCTCCTAAGGTACAGGTGGTACGGGATGGCGATCGCCAGGAAATTAAAGCGGCCAGCCTAGTGCCGGGGGACATTATTTTGCTGGAGGCGGGCAGTCAACTCTGTGCCGATGGCCAACTGATTGAAGTGGCTAATTTATTGGTGCGGGAATCGGCCCTGACCGGGGAGGCCCACCCGGTGGAAAAAATTGTCAGCAACACCGGTTTACCCCTAGATACCCCCCTTGGCGATCGCCAAAATATGGTCTTTTCTGGCACTGAAGTCATTCAAGGCCGGGGCAGAGCGGTGATCACCAATACTGGCATGGGCACCGAATTAGGCAAAATTGCCCAGATGTTACAAACCGTGGCCCCGGAACCCACCCCCCTCCAAAAACGGATGGAAAATTTGGCCGGCATCCTGGTGTCTGGTTCCCTCATGCTGGTGGCGGTGGTAATTATCCTAGGAGTCTGGCAGAGTGGCTGGGGACAACTGCGACAGTTGGTGGAAACGTCCCTCAGCATGGCAGTGGCGGTGGTGCCGGAAGGTTTACCGGCGGTAATTACCGTTACCCTGGCCCTGGGTACCCAGAGGATGATTAAACGTCACGCCCTGATCCGCAAGTTACCGGCGGTGGAAACCCTCGGCTCTGTCAATGTGATTTGCTCGGATAAAACCGGCACCCTCACCCAAAATAAAATGGTGGTGCGGGAGGTGCTGACCCATGGCGATCGCCTCAGTATTGGCGGAGAGGGCTACCAACCCCAGGGCAACATTATCAACCTATCGGATGGGGAACAGAGGGTCACTTCCGGGCCATGGCCCCCAGCGCTGCAACTCCTGTGTCTCAACGCCATTATCTGTAACGATTCTGACCTGAACTGCGATCCCGGGGAAGGACAGTGGCAAGTGATTGGCGACCCCACCGAAGGCGCATTACTGGCTCTCGCTAGGAAATTTGGCTTTGACCAGGGGCAACTACGGCCTAGTTTTGTCCGCCAGGGAGAATTTCCTTTTTCTTCGGAACGCAAACGCATGGGGGTGGTGGTGGCGGTCCCCGGCGAAGAAGATCTCCATTTACCGGATTTATCGAGGATTTTGCAAAGCTTGGCTTCACCGTCGGCCCCCTACTTAATTTTTTCCAAAGGATCGCCGGAGTTGTTACTGTCCCAGTGCGACCAGATCCACCTTGCTGGCCAAGGGGTACCCCTTGGCCCCCAACATCAAGAACAAATTTTGAGTGATAACAATCTGATGGCTAGTCGGGGATTGCGGGTGTTGGGTTTTGCCTGTAAATCCCTGGCCCAGATTCCCAGCACTCCAGATCTAATAGCCGCCGAAGAAAATTTGGTTTGGTTGGGGATGGTGGGTATGTTGGATGCGCCCCGGCCAGAGGTGCGGCTAGCAGTGGCAAAATCCCTCGCCGCTGGCATTCGCACTGTGATGATTACCGGCGATCATCCCCTCACTGCCCTGGCGATCGCCAAGGATCTGGGCATTAACCAGGCCGGCGATCGTTTTTTGACAGGGCAAACCTTAGAACAGCTACAACAAAGCGATCTAGAAGCCCAAGTGGAAGAGGTGAGTGTCTTTGCCAGGGTTTCCCCCGAACATAAACTACGCATTGTCAAAGCGTTCCAAGCCAGGAATCGTTTTGTGGCCATGACCGGGGATGGGGTCAACGATGCCCCGGCCCTCAAACAAGCCGACATTGGCATTGCCATGGGCATCACTGGCACCGATGTCAGTAAAGAAGCCAGCGACATGGTTTTGTTGGACGACAACTTTGCCACCATTGTGGCCGCCGCCGAGGAAGGGCGGGTGGTGTATAACAACATCCGTAGCTTCATTAAATACATTCTGGGCAGCAATGTGGGGGAAGTGATCACCATTGCTTCCGCTCCCCTGCTGGGGTTGTCTGGGGTGCCCCTCACCCCCCTACAAATCCTTTGGATGAATTTGGTCACCGATGGCTTACCAGCCTTAGCTTTGGCCATGGAACCGGGGGAACCAAACATTATGCAGCGTCGCCCCTTTAGTCCCCAGGAAAGTATTTTTTCGCGGGGATTGGGGGCCTATATTATTCGCATCGGTCTGGTTTTTGCCGTTGTTACCATCACCCTCATGCTCTTGGCCTATCACACCACTGAGCTAGCCGGTGTGCCGGGCAGTTGGAAAACCATGGTCTTCACTACCCTTTGTATTGCCCAGATGGGCCACGCCATTGCGGTGCGTTCCAGCCACCGTTTGACCATAGAAATGAATCCTTTGACCAACCCCTACCTCTGGGGAGCCGTAATTGTCACCACCATGCTGCAATTGGGCTTGGTGTACGTTGAACCTCTGAGGAATTTCTTTGGTACTGATTGGCTCAGCCCCCAGCAACTACTGATTTGTTTTGGTTTTAGCAGTTTAATGTTCGTCTGGGTGGAGTTGGAAAAATTATTTGCCCGGTTGACGAGATGA
- a CDS encoding methyltransferase domain-containing protein, with protein sequence MSQTEIIKLHIGGKEASPEWKIVDVLDRPEVDYICNASNLFMFGDNSVDVIYASHVLEHFYYNIDDELTNTLKEWCRVLKIGGKLMISVPDLKTLCWLYLHPNAHPLERHHIMRMMFGGQMDIYDVHKVGLDEDTLAIYLEAAGFEDYERVTEFNLFEDCSAIKLADTYISLNVIAHKS encoded by the coding sequence ATGAGCCAAACTGAGATTATTAAGTTGCATATCGGTGGCAAAGAAGCTTCCCCTGAATGGAAAATTGTAGATGTACTAGATCGTCCAGAAGTAGATTATATTTGTAATGCAAGCAATCTATTTATGTTTGGGGATAATTCGGTTGATGTGATATATGCTAGCCATGTGCTCGAGCATTTTTATTACAATATTGACGATGAATTGACTAATACACTTAAGGAATGGTGCCGAGTTCTGAAGATTGGAGGAAAGTTGATGATTAGTGTGCCAGATTTGAAAACTTTATGTTGGCTATATCTTCATCCCAATGCACATCCATTGGAACGTCATCACATTATGCGAATGATGTTTGGTGGACAGATGGATATTTATGATGTTCATAAAGTGGGCTTAGATGAAGATACGTTAGCAATATACTTGGAAGCAGCCGGCTTTGAAGACTACGAAAGAGTTACTGAGTTTAATTTGTTTGAAGATTGCAGTGCAATTAAACTGGCAGACACTTATATTAGTCTAAATGTAATTGCACATAAATCTTGA
- a CDS encoding IS4 family transposase codes for MSQISEIREQLRPHMGWHGARVSFVALFLVALFRAKTVNLAELATVWGGNAEEASNYKRMQRFFRSFDVSMDTIAKMVMSIAGIPQPWVLSIDRTNWSFGKTNFNILMLCVVHEGIGYPLMWTMLEKKGNSNSTERMDLLERFERLFPKTEIDYLTGDREFIGKSWLSYLMMDKPIPFRLRMRQSDKISRGLGQPAIAGSHLFRSLAIDETRVLPGKRWVWGRPVYVIGTRLKPQQKSQDRDDDFLIIISHEPKTALKDYARRWGIETLFGALKTRGFYLESSHFHFTDNLRLSKLLALLAIAFVWAMKAGLWRHTQKPIRIIPAHGRRARSLFRYGFDLLRRFFISPSPSLLQSEFCPIQLLSCT; via the coding sequence ATGAGTCAGATTAGCGAAATTCGCGAGCAATTGCGACCCCACATGGGATGGCATGGAGCCAGAGTGTCATTTGTAGCCCTATTCTTAGTAGCCTTGTTCCGAGCTAAAACCGTTAATCTCGCCGAACTCGCCACAGTCTGGGGAGGGAATGCAGAGGAAGCATCCAATTACAAACGTATGCAGCGATTCTTCAGGTCATTTGACGTGAGTATGGACACCATCGCCAAGATGGTGATGAGTATCGCTGGCATCCCACAACCTTGGGTCTTAAGCATAGACCGTACCAACTGGTCATTTGGTAAAACCAATTTCAATATCCTAATGCTGTGCGTGGTCCATGAAGGCATAGGCTATCCCCTGATGTGGACGATGTTGGAGAAGAAGGGCAACAGCAACAGTACAGAGCGCATGGACTTGCTCGAGCGCTTTGAACGCTTATTTCCCAAGACTGAGATTGACTATCTCACCGGAGACCGAGAGTTCATCGGCAAGTCCTGGTTATCGTACCTGATGATGGATAAACCCATTCCCTTTCGTCTGCGCATGCGTCAGAGCGACAAGATTAGCAGAGGTCTAGGTCAACCAGCCATCGCCGGGTCGCACCTGTTTCGCTCATTAGCCATCGATGAGACACGGGTTCTACCGGGGAAACGTTGGGTCTGGGGTCGTCCCGTCTATGTCATCGGCACTCGTCTCAAGCCACAGCAGAAATCTCAGGATAGGGATGATGATTTTCTGATTATCATCAGTCATGAGCCCAAGACCGCTTTGAAAGATTACGCTCGTCGTTGGGGAATTGAAACCCTGTTTGGTGCTCTCAAAACTCGGGGCTTTTACTTGGAATCCTCCCATTTCCATTTTACCGACAACCTACGTCTCTCGAAGCTACTGGCTCTGTTGGCCATCGCTTTTGTCTGGGCCATGAAGGCTGGTTTGTGGCGACATACACAGAAACCCATTCGCATCATCCCAGCCCATGGTCGTCGAGCTCGTAGTCTGTTTCGCTATGGCTTTGATTTACTGCGCCGTTTTTTCATCTCTCCTTCCCCTTCTCTGCTCCAGTCAGAGTTCTGCCCCATACAACTTTTGTCTTGTACTTAG
- a CDS encoding FkbM family methyltransferase — MTDFFNQALVKIKMGNYEINIPENHLLLKLVQVQPYRDQCVGISAGFFSEKYSSSLIIDIGANIGDTAAIIANYSSNELLLVESSDYYFDILKTNVGNIKNNITLKKIFIADGSQVSGFLYHWGGTAYFKPEEGGVNVETERLCHLAESDVCFVKLDTDGFDFGIILDSIEWFSLLKPGIFFENQIRNTDDLEQANLVFNKLFEIGYKYFVFWDDPGFHLLSTSSINDIKQLNRYLFKVWEKDGYRTICNYDVLCIHKDDQEIYNSLCRYYETY; from the coding sequence ATGACAGATTTTTTTAATCAAGCTTTGGTGAAAATAAAAATGGGTAACTACGAGATCAACATACCAGAAAATCATTTATTGTTAAAATTAGTTCAGGTGCAACCGTACAGAGATCAATGTGTGGGAATTTCGGCAGGCTTCTTTTCTGAAAAATATTCTAGCAGTTTAATTATTGATATTGGTGCGAATATTGGCGATACAGCTGCAATAATAGCAAATTATTCAAGTAACGAATTATTGTTGGTTGAATCAAGTGATTACTATTTTGATATATTGAAAACCAATGTTGGCAATATAAAAAATAATATTACATTAAAAAAAATCTTTATTGCTGATGGTAGTCAAGTATCTGGATTCCTTTACCATTGGGGAGGAACAGCTTATTTTAAGCCAGAGGAAGGTGGAGTAAACGTTGAGACAGAAAGACTTTGTCACTTAGCAGAAAGTGATGTATGTTTCGTCAAACTAGATACCGATGGATTTGATTTTGGAATTATTTTAGATAGCATTGAATGGTTTTCTCTACTAAAGCCAGGTATCTTCTTTGAAAATCAGATAAGAAATACTGATGATTTAGAGCAAGCCAATTTAGTATTTAATAAGTTATTTGAAATTGGCTATAAATATTTTGTTTTCTGGGACGATCCAGGATTTCATCTATTATCAACTTCATCAATTAATGATATTAAACAATTAAATAGATACTTATTTAAGGTTTGGGAAAAAGATGGCTATAGAACAATATGCAACTATGATGTACTTTGTATTCATAAAGATGATCAAGAAATTTATAACTCTCTATGTAGGTATTATGAAACCTACTAG
- a CDS encoding MoaD/ThiS family protein, whose amino-acid sequence MVSPALPRLSNPLFFANIMTVKVLIPTPLQKFTSGQATIDCEAADVGQLIEALEASCPGIKARLCDEEGKPRRFLNFYVNEEDIRFLEGTDTALSAGDEVSIVPAVAGG is encoded by the coding sequence GTGGTTTCACCGGCTTTGCCCCGGTTGAGCAATCCTCTTTTTTTTGCAAATATCATGACGGTTAAAGTTCTTATTCCGACTCCGCTACAAAAGTTCACCAGTGGTCAAGCCACCATTGATTGTGAGGCCGCTGACGTAGGACAGTTGATTGAAGCTCTAGAAGCTAGTTGTCCCGGTATTAAGGCCCGGCTGTGTGATGAAGAAGGCAAACCCCGCCGCTTTCTCAATTTTTACGTCAACGAAGAAGACATCCGCTTTTTGGAAGGTACGGACACAGCTCTGAGTGCGGGGGATGAGGTAAGTATTGTGCCCGCCGTAGCTGGGGGTTAA
- the rpe gene encoding ribulose-phosphate 3-epimerase has protein sequence MPKNIVVAPSILSADFSRLGEEIKAVDEAGADWIHVDVMDGRFVPNITIGPLIVDAIRPLTKKPLDVHLMIVEPEKYVEDFAKAGADIISVHVEHNASPHLHRTLCQIRELGKKAGAVLNPSTPLDFLEYVLPVCDLILIMSVNPGFGGQSFIPEVLPKIRALRQMCDERGLDPWIEVDGGLKPNNTWQVLEAGANAIVAGSAVFNAPDYAEAIAGVRNSKRPEPQLLTV, from the coding sequence ATGCCCAAAAATATCGTCGTTGCTCCCTCAATTTTGTCAGCAGACTTCAGCCGCTTAGGTGAAGAAATTAAAGCCGTGGACGAAGCTGGAGCTGATTGGATCCACGTTGATGTGATGGATGGCCGCTTTGTGCCCAATATCACCATCGGCCCGCTGATTGTGGACGCTATCCGTCCCCTGACCAAAAAACCCTTAGACGTTCATTTAATGATCGTTGAACCGGAAAAATACGTCGAAGATTTTGCCAAGGCCGGTGCTGACATTATTTCTGTCCATGTGGAGCACAACGCTTCTCCCCATCTGCATCGTACCCTTTGTCAAATTCGGGAATTGGGCAAAAAGGCCGGGGCGGTGCTCAATCCTTCCACTCCCCTAGATTTTCTTGAATATGTATTGCCCGTCTGTGATCTCATCTTGATCATGAGCGTCAATCCCGGCTTTGGTGGTCAAAGCTTCATTCCCGAAGTGTTACCCAAAATCCGCGCCCTGCGTCAGATGTGTGATGAGCGGGGTCTGGATCCCTGGATCGAAGTGGATGGTGGTCTTAAACCCAATAACACTTGGCAGGTGCTAGAGGCCGGAGCCAACGCCATTGTGGCTGGTTCCGCTGTGTTCAATGCCCCCGATTACGCCGAGGCGATCGCCGGAGTACGAAACAGCAAGCGTCCAGAACCCCAACTGCTAACGGTGTAA
- a CDS encoding class I SAM-dependent methyltransferase, producing the protein MPKGLRAYWHQGVDALLKGDEALAQDIFMSAMLECQVDEVEERTAELVAVLENTAIELLQAGNWTGARKCYEMALEADQSFENLTLKKILFWREIYIQHCENRGYEFKTDWFSSNIPIWNQILKKFVDSPNLSFLEVGSWQGRSTCWLLDNILTDPSSTITCIDTFQGSIEHESMGLGEAVKSLESVFDHNIQQTGKSNQVKKLVGFSQAWLRQLPINSFDFYYVDGSHIASDVMEDVVLGWGLLKEGCIIIFDDYGWEDYQSQPAMHPKLAIDSFLEVFQGQIKLVYKGYQIIVEKIT; encoded by the coding sequence ATGCCTAAAGGGTTAAGAGCTTATTGGCATCAAGGGGTTGATGCTCTCCTGAAGGGCGATGAAGCTTTGGCTCAAGATATTTTTATGTCAGCGATGTTGGAGTGTCAGGTGGATGAGGTAGAAGAACGGACTGCAGAGTTGGTTGCAGTTTTGGAAAATACGGCGATCGAGTTATTGCAAGCTGGCAATTGGACTGGGGCTAGAAAATGCTATGAAATGGCGTTGGAAGCCGATCAGTCTTTTGAAAATCTAACCCTAAAAAAAATTCTTTTTTGGCGAGAAATATATATTCAACATTGTGAAAATAGGGGATACGAATTTAAGACTGATTGGTTCAGTAGTAACATTCCAATTTGGAATCAAATTTTGAAAAAATTTGTCGATTCGCCTAATTTATCTTTTTTGGAGGTTGGTAGCTGGCAGGGCCGGTCAACTTGTTGGTTGTTGGACAATATTTTGACCGATCCATCATCGACTATTACTTGTATTGATACTTTTCAGGGAAGTATTGAGCATGAATCTATGGGTTTGGGAGAAGCGGTTAAATCGCTGGAGTCGGTTTTTGACCATAATATTCAGCAAACGGGGAAGTCCAATCAGGTTAAAAAGTTGGTAGGTTTTTCCCAGGCTTGGTTACGCCAATTGCCGATTAACTCTTTTGATTTTTACTATGTTGACGGTTCTCATATCGCTTCGGATGTAATGGAAGATGTTGTTTTGGGTTGGGGATTGTTAAAGGAGGGCTGCATCATTATTTTTGATGATTATGGTTGGGAAGACTATCAGAGTCAACCAGCTATGCATCCCAAATTAGCCATTGATTCTTTCTTGGAAGTATTCCAGGGTCAAATCAAGCTTGTCTATAAAGGCTACCAGATTATTGTTGAAAAAATTACATAG
- a CDS encoding AAA family ATPase yields MQTKLHSLSVKFLKNISELKISFDGKDITGIFGANGCGKSTIIHALPLFRHSRQTNSKNHSINLPDIVICQAY; encoded by the coding sequence ATGCAAACAAAACTACATTCTTTATCGGTCAAATTTCTCAAAAATATTAGTGAATTAAAAATTTCCTTTGATGGTAAAGATATTACTGGGATTTTTGGCGCTAATGGATGTGGAAAATCTACAATCATTCACGCATTACCCCTCTTCCGTCATTCTAGGCAGACGAATAGCAAAAATCATTCCATAAATTTACCAGATATTGTAATCTGTCAAGCTTATTAA